A window of the Vespa velutina chromosome 7, iVesVel2.1, whole genome shotgun sequence genome harbors these coding sequences:
- the LOC124950604 gene encoding dendritic arbor reduction protein 1-like, translating to MTICIVWLLAYVGQVLELENRPMSVAHGRHGQDCHHEVSIRKFQNGQSSIDGNLLHLKTHPYEGSHRDDLSEWLVYTEKRPIYSWTTSNMLVDGIIKEPKNLNTNLLALSPGLSNVLYPEYVSVTSPYVSVSSMSRTTTEPLVDDALFAQHQHRFQRQHKQQQQQQQRQHHHQQQQQQQQQQQQRQHQQRRQLHQRNKKRRIIDYSNNKQAETQAVELPILIYYNGEKILPDRRQSDQEDVYEQRLNSPMKLKTEPIYERFSKPSLSSIISSSLPSSSSSSSSSSSSSSSSSSSASSSSSSSSSFSSASTLSSSREFFNDEELTPSKPFIYEINDPSEKRNQIIIRRRSVDLPGESSVSRQALMPPTFPFTSERSSLASHFIRSTRGNRHYDVPQIECPASEEGMERFACPTPDRMGRYRCIDDHVLCDGFTDCPQGEDENMLHCMFFKTTRAHLDVLADAILRWARGR from the exons ATGACGATCTGCATAGTCTGGCTACTAGCATACGTTGGACAAGTTCTCGAATTAGAAAATCGTCCGATGAGCGTCGCTCACGGAAGACACGGGCAGGATTGTCATCACGAGGTAAGCATCAGGAAATTCCAGAACGGACAAAGCTCGATAGATGGCAACCTGTTGCACCTAAAGACGCATCCTTACGAAGGATCGCATCGTGATGACCTGTCCGAATGGTTGGTATATACCGAGAAACGGCCGATTTACTCGTGGACAACGAGCAATATGCTGGTCGATGGGATTATAAAGGAACCTAAGAATCTTAATACGAACTTGTTGGCTCTCTCGCCCGGTCTATCGAACGTCCTTTATCCGGAATACGTGTCCGTGACGTCTCCGTACGTTTCGGTTAGTTCGATGTCGCGAACAACGACGGAACCTCTCGTCGACGATGCCCTTTTTGCTCAGCATCAACATCGCTTTCAACGTCAAcataaacaacaacaacaacaacaacaacgtcaGCATCATCaccaacagcaacaacaacaacaacaacaacaacaacaacggcaGCACCAGCAGCGACGTCAGTTGCAtcaacgaaacaaaaagagacgTATAATCGATTACAGCAACAATAAGCAAGCCGAGACCCAAGCGGTCGAGTTACCAATTTTGATCTATTACAACGGCGAGAAGATCCTTCCAGACAGAAGACAATCTGATCAAGAGGATGTCTACGAGCAGAGACTGAATTCGCCGATGAAATTGAAGACTGAACCGATCTACGAGCGTTTCTCCAAGCCTTCTTTGTCTTCTATCATCTCGTCCTCACtcccatcttcttcttcttcttcttcttcttcttcttcttcttcttcttcttcttcttcttctgcttcttcttcttcttcttcttcttcatctttttcttctgcttctaCTTTATCCTCTTCGCGAGAATTTTTCAACGATGAAGAACTCACACCTTCTAAGCCTTTTATATACGAGATTAATGATCCTTCCGAAAAAAGGAATCAGATAATCATACGACGACGATCGGTCGATTTACCAGGGGAATCTTCTGTCTCTCGCCAAGCCCTGATGCCGCCTACATTCCCCTTTACTTCCGAAAGATCAAGCCTAGCCTCGCATTTTATAAGGTCTACCAGGGGGAACAGACATTACGACGTGCCGCAAATCG AGTGTCCAGCCTCGGAGGAAGGGATGGAGAGGTTTGCATGTCCAACGCCGGACAGAATGGGTAGATATCGTTGCATCGACGACCATGTTCTATGCGACGGCTTTACGGACTGTCCGCAGGGCGAAGATGAAAATATGCTGCACTGCATGTTTTTCAAAACT acgAGAGCGCACCTCGACGTCTTAGCGGACGCTATATTGCGATGGGCAAGAGGACGTTAA